Proteins encoded in a region of the Triticum dicoccoides isolate Atlit2015 ecotype Zavitan chromosome 3A, WEW_v2.0, whole genome shotgun sequence genome:
- the LOC119272454 gene encoding mitogen-activated protein kinase kinase kinase 18-like — translation MDATTAKQLRRLRTLGRGASGAVVWLASDDASGQLLAVKSAGAGAADTLRREGSVMAGLCSPHIVPCLGSRAAPGGEYQLFLEFAPRGSLADEAARSGGSLAERAIQGYAADVARGLAYLHGNSLVHGDVKARNVMVGADGRAKLADFGCARAADSDRTIGGTPAFMAPEVARGEEQGLAADVWALGCTVIEMATGRAPWSDMDDVFAAVHRIGYTDAVPELPASLSPQAKDFLRKCFARNPRHRSTAAQLLEHPFLASAFHDVDAEPAKQDWIMSPESTLNAEFWESDEESETEDMLTSAAERIGSLASPCSALPDWESDDGWIVVHGGRPEASETTTPTAIAGTDFGPWSEEGLEAEVDVHFADADAGRWYDLVRNVDGAHYFGWYERDLGVSVVTDRPLCLIVSHGRKIVKFGCHCDRERTMHFDFAQIFRSLELPSHAVCILSSTLLHSRHIVDDLETMQRIKPSMQLAKVSITVHSSRRPQFGRRLSSVQQFRFIFH, via the coding sequence ATGGATGCCACCACGGCGAAGCAGCTCAGGCGGCTCCGCACGCTCGGCCGCGGCGCGTCCGGCGCTGTCGTCTGGCTCGCCTCTGACGACGCCTCCGGCCAGCTGCTCGCGGTCAAGTCTGCCGGCGCCGGCGCGGCCGACACGCTGCGGCGCGAGGGTAGTGTCATGGCGGGGCTCTGCTCCCCGCACATCGTCCCGTGCCTCGGCTCCCGCGCCGCGCCCGGCGGCGAGTACCAGCTCTTCCTCGAGTTCGCGCCGCGCGGCTCGCTCGCCgacgaggccgccaggagcggcggcAGCCTCGCGGAGCGCGCCATCCAGGGGTACGCGGCGGACGTGGCCAGGGGGCTGGCCTACCTCCACGGGAACTCGCTGGTGCACGGGGACGTCAAGGCGAGGAACGTCATGGTCGGCGCCGACGGCCGAGCCAAGCTCGCGGACTTCGGGTGCGCGAGGGCCGCGGATTCCGACCGGACGATCGGCGGCACTCCGGCCTTCATGGCGCCGGAGGTGGCGCGCGGGGAGGAGCAGGGCCTGGCGGCCGACGTGTGGGCGCTCGGCTGCACCGTCATCGAGATGGCCACCGGCCGCGCCCCCTGGAGCGACATGGACGACGTCTTCGCGGCGGTCCACCGGATCGGATACACGGACGCCGTGCCTGAGCTGCCCGCGTCGCTGTCGCCGCAGGCCAAGGACTTCCTGCGCAAGTGCTTCGCAAGAAACCCCCGCCACCGGTCCACCGCCGCGCAGCTCCTAGAGCACCCGTTCCTCGCGTCCGCCTTCCACGACGTCGACGCGGAGCCGGCGAAGCAGGATTGGATCATGTCCCCCGAGAGCACACTCAACGCGGAATTCTGGGAGTCGGACGAGGAAAGCGAAACAGAGGACATGCTGACGAGCGCGGCCGAGAGGATCGGCTCGCTGGCGAGCCCTTGCTCGGCCTTGCCAGACTGGGAGTCCGACGATGGCTGGATCGTCGTGCACGGCGGACGCCCTGAAGCTTCAGAAACAACGACGCCCACGGCGATCGCCGGCACAGACTTCGGTCCTTGGAGTGAAGAAGGATTGGAAGCCGAGGTTGATGTCCATTTCGCTGATGCTGATGCCGGCAGGTGGTACGACCTTGTGCGGAATGTGGATGGAGCGCATTATTTCGGTTGGTACGAGAGAGATTTGGGTGTCAGTGTCGTTACTGATAGACCGTTGTGCCTCATTGTTAGTCACGGACGCAAAATTGTAAAATTCGGTTGTCATTGCGACAGAGAAAGAACAATGCATTTTGATTTTGCACAAATATTTCGTTCTCTTGAGCTTCCGTCGCATGCTGTGTGCATTTTATCTTCAACGCTCCTACACAGCCGACACATTGTGGACGATTTGGAGACGATGCAGCGCATCAAGCCATCCATGCAATTAGCAAAAGTGAGCATCACCGTCCACTCCTCCCGTCGTCCACAGTTCGGCCGGCGACTGTCGTCCGTACAGCAATTTCGTTTTATCTTCCACTGA
- the LOC119272455 gene encoding serine/threonine-protein kinase 4-like, whose amino-acid sequence MDVAVAKQLRRIRTLGRGASGAVVWLASDEASGKLLAVKSAAAGGAAQLEREGSVLTGLCSPHIIPCLGSRAAECGEYQLFLEFAPGGSLADEAARSGGCLPEPAIRAYAGDVARGLEYLHARSLVHGDVKARNVVIGGDGRARLTDFGCARAVDSLLPMGGTPAFMAPEVARGEEQGPASDVWALGCTVVEMATGRAPWSDMNDLLAAVHRIGYTAAVPEVPGWLSAEAKDFLDGCFRRQPSDRSTGAQLLDHPFVASAAAAGDYKAAPAKQQYTSPKSTLQDALWDSDTDDEEADETPAERIGALACGNSALPDWDSEDGWIDVCHQVHRGADSPPADVGYDLVWPEESDAEREPSAVAADDSNGIPRNAVVTDSSIWQYSYVRPVHLGSCRKKSHPFQSDGDEKLSFDRHCNKDRVMEFIFLLKISKSATNHLSGTTFLVCVCFSLQIRACNVTDVVRRVPLLADRARPHLQPFHCRALPLLVASPCSPPPRRTVCHGPIPGLHSPAAVPWLLRPLASPLPLLSVTAPATPWTRVRLLVDVPRLASRRCCSAGDRPRQGPGHRGPPMPSARPAGRARAHGRTPTPRTR is encoded by the exons ATGGATGTCGCCGTGGCGAAGCAACTCAGGCGGATCCGCACGCTGGGCCGCGGCGCGTCTGGCGCCGTCGTGTGGCTCGCGTCCGACGAGGCCTCGGGGAAGCTCCTGGCCGTCAAGTCCGCCGCCGCCGGTGGCGCGGCGCAGCTGGAGCGCGAGGGCAGCGTGCTCACCGGGCTCTGCTCGCCGCACATCATCCCCTGCCTCGGCTCCCGCGCCGCGGAGTGCGGCGAGTACCAGCTCTTCCTCGAGTTCGCGCCCGGCGGCTCGCTCGCGGATGAGGCCGCCAGGAGCGGGGGCTGCCTCCCGGAGCCCGCCATCCGGGCGTACGCCGGGGACGTGGCCAGGGGGCTGGAGTACCTCCATGCGAGGTCGCTGGTCCACGGGGACGTGAAGGCACGGAACGTGGTGATCGGCGGCGACGGCCGCGCCAGGCTCACCGACTTCGGCTGCGCGAGGGCCGTGGACTCCCTGCTCCCGATGGGCGGCACGCCGGCGTTCATGGCGCCGGAGGTCGCGCGCGGCGAGGAGCAGGGGCCGGCGTCCGACGTGTGGGCGCTCGGCTGCACCGTCGTCGAGATGGCCACTGGCCGCGCGCCATGGAGCGACATGAACGATCTGCTCGCGGCCGTGCACCGGATCGGGTACACCGCCGCCGTGCCGGAGGTGCCGGGGTGGCTCTCCGCGGAGGCCAAGGACTTCTTGGACGGATGCTTCAGGAGGCAGCCCAGCGACAGGTCCACCGGAGCGCAGCTCTTGGATCACCCGTTCGTTGcttccgccgctgccgccggcgactACAAGGCCGCGCCGGCGAAGCAACAATACACGTCTCCCAAGAGCACGCTGCAGGACGCACTCTGGGACTCGGACACCGACGACGAGGAGGCGGACGAAACGCCGGCCGAGAGGATCGGGGCATTGGCCTGCGGCAACTCGGCCTTGCCGGACTGGGACTCGGAAGATGGCTGGATCGATGTGTGCCACCAGGTCCACAGAGGCGCTGACTCGCCGCCGGCCGATGTGGGTTACGACCTCGTTTGGCCCGAAGAATCAGACGCGGAGCGCGAGCCGTCTGCGGTTGCTGCTGACGACAGCAACGGCATACCGCGCAATGCAGTGGTGACCGACTCTTCCATTTGGCAGTACAGTTACGTGCGCCCTGTGCATTTAGGCAGCTGTAGAAAAAAATCTCACCCGTTTCAATCCGACGGGGATGAAAAATTGAGTTTTGACCGTCATTGTAACAAAGACAGAGTAATGGAATTCATTTTTTTGCTCAAAATCTCAAAGTCTGCGACCAACCATCTCTCTGGTACTACATTCCTCGTGTGCGTATGCTTTTCGTTACAGATCCGAGCATGTAACGTGACG GACGTCGTCCGTCGCGTTCCCCTGCTCGCTGATCGTGCGCGCCCGCACCTGCAACCCTTCCATTGCCGCGCCCTCCCGCTCCTCGTCGCCAGCCCTTGTTCGCCGCCTCCCCGCCGCACCGTCTGCCATGGCCCCATCCCTGGCCTCCACTCACCGGCGGCCGTGCCCTGGCTACTCCGGCCGCTCGCGTCGCCCCTGCCCCTGTTGTCCGTCACCGCGCCCGCGACCCCCTGGACGCGCGTCCGCCTCCTCGTTGATGTGCCCCGCCTGGCCTCGCGCCGCTGCTGCTCGGCGGGCGACCGCCCTCGCCAGGGCCCGGGCCACCGCGGCCCGCCAATGCCCTCTGCTCGCCCGGCCGGGCGTGCTCGCGCCCATGGCCGCACGCCCACCCCGCGCACCCGTTAG